The DNA segment AACAGCTCCGTCAAGCAATCACCCATCATATGGGCACGGCGAGATCCTTGGCTTCTGCAGCGGCCCTATCCAAGGTTTCGGCCACACACACTAACGCCTTAGCGCCACATATGCTATGATATCCTCTAGCGCCGTCACCTCTTGATGCACCGAATCATCTGTCGGGACCAAAAGGTCGGCCGCAATTGCGAGTTCCGTTGTAGAGTACCTTGCTCTCACCGCATTATTGACATTCTGTGAAGCAGTCGGTGAAGGTGTCTCCTCCAGTACTGATCCATCACACCGGAGATCTCCTTGAACTTGATATGCAGGAAGAACCAAACGGAAAATCCTAGCCATGATCGCTCGCTCCAGGTGTCCCCACGCTAGAACACGGCGCACATCCTCCTCCTTCCCAGCAAACGCGATTTCGCGAGTGACCACCGTGCGATGCCGTCAAGCAGCCCGAATCGCAGGGAGCCATGAAAATCACCTcatcgtccctccccccccccccccgcaccCCCACCCCAATATGTCGAGTGATGTAGACCCCTCTCTACCCTCTttaaaaggaaatgaaaaataGTTAGTCTGTTAGTACCATTTAGTATCATGCAAGTCTCTTGTTTTTATAACTTTGTACTCCTACAATTTGAGTAGTGTTGGACTAACATTATCACAACACTAGTCGTTGTCTATAACCATATAACCTTGTGGGTGCATAtgcttttaagaaaaaaataccaAGTCTAGGTTCTTGGGATTTGTGATATGGCAAAGTAGATTCTGGTCTTCCCTCTCTTTGTAAAGCTAGTTCGCAGAGATGCTTTCGCTAAAAAAATGCTACCGTAAAACCCCAAAATGATGAAATTTTGTTTAGTGAGAATTTTTGTCCTACTAGAGCCAAATGGCATAAGAACACAAGAAAGCCATCAAAGTTAGCCATCTGTTCTTGTCGGCGAGTTCGGTCAAAACTTATGCCCCTATGGGACTTAGTTCTTCAAAGCAAATCGTTCCCTTCGCATGTCCTTTGAATTTGGTAGCATTTATATCAGGTCATGCAAACTCAATAGATATCAGTTACATGCATACTCCAATCCACCGGATATTCTATTCTATCGCGTAATCTTTGAACCCAAAGTATAATCTTCATCAAATGCTCAAAATTTCCTGGGAAATACGACACGTGAGAACCTCGGGagttataaaaaaaagaaaaagaaaaagagtgaaaaaagaaaaaaaagaaatatatagcTCAAAGATCTCCAAGATTCAAATAAACACATGAAAAATTCGACCATCTTTCCCCTTAGTACAACTTGTGGTAACGGATACTAGATTTGTTCCGGTTGGCGGCAACCCGTCGGAGCTCCAACGATGGAGAAGGCTggaaagagagggagatggaGAACGGTCCGgcgtggtggaggaggaggaggacctcGCCACCCAATTTCAGCCGCTGTAGCTCGCCGGACATCCAGAGCCTGAGAGAGAGATAGCGAAACGAAGTAACCGAGGGaggaaaggagaaaaaaaaaacacaaaactgGATGGCAGCATCCGATATTCGTGCAGGGTGCGGGACGCCCGTAAAAGATATCTTTATATATTGCATTTGAGAAACGACAGGACATTTCTACCTTTTTTAGTGGAAAATAAACATTTCTATCTTTAGAAGATAACAAAATTTATTATTGATTATTTTGGGATTCCAGCCTCACCACGTCGGGGTGGGATAAAGGCTCAAAATATTGCCAAGATTTGCTCTGTTCACTTGTTTCCGAACTAACTCCGCTCTTCGCGACCTGCATCGACGTCAATCCAAATTTCCGAGGTGTGCATATGTTTtttccaaaaaggaaaaaaaatgttgtttaGCATTTGCATGAACCATAATTATATTGACGTGTATTGCCCTGTGTCCCTTGCAGCACTGCAGGCTTCAAAATTACCGACGAGATTGCTATAATTCAATGTTTAGGTTCCATCTTCCATGAGTATATTTGTAAGGATGCAAATGGATTGCCAATCCCACGACCTTGTGTGAACTTGGGTAAATTTGCAAATGAATCTTATGTTAAGGCGATTTTAGTTCATTACACATCACCAAAATCAGGTTGCACGAATTTTGGCGAGTAAAAGAtgttacaaaagaaaaaattgaggagCTCACATATCAGATCATAGCATCAGACCATCGAGTTCCCACCGGAATCCTTTGCAGTACTGCAGAAGCATTGAAAATCACTGACATGTGAGTTCAGATGCTCTTCATGGGTTTCTGTGATCGGTTTCTGCGACGTGTCTTTGCCAGCGAGGTCTCCAACTCCTGCAGAAGTATTGGGAGCATTGTAACTCaatgggaaaagaaaaggtgaatcGAGTTTAAAATGATATAACCAAAACGAAATCCTAATAGCGGGTACTCGACTATACACAAATAACTGTTCTAGTCCATGTCAAATTTCAGACCAAGCAGAGGGACTGTGGTACTGCAACTAACCAAGGATTTGAACAGCACAAACTATACCGTGCCTCTGGTCCATCCAATTTAAAAACAAATGCTCCAGACGAAGACACAAGAAATGCAAAGTCTATTCCTGAAAAGATTGTGCAACTTAATTTCACATCAAATTTATCTGGATAATTTGATTCCCAGTTGAACGAAAGCACAGCTCCAGTTATTTCACTGGCAACACAGAAATTTAGACTGTTTTGAGCATGTCTCAGAGATTACTGGACTGCAGGAAGCCAAGCCCAAACATCCTACACACATGAAGCTTGGGAACCCTATTGCCACCGACATCCCCTCAAAGGCAATGACCATGGCACAGGAGTACCAAGCTGAACAATTGTAGATGTTAAGGGGCAACCTGAAGAGGCATACGAGGTAACCCTCTTCCTCTTTcaaattattttcttatttttctcagcCATCTGATGACAAATTTACTTGGACATTTTTCATAACTGACAAATACGTACGTCCCCGCAAAACCAAATTTGTAACCACAAAACTACTCAAAGTCAGCACCAAGTCCAATTGGATAGGAAATCATGCCTACATACCGGTTATGTGCCAAGCAAAGCCCTAAGTTAGGATGAACAGCAATGAGATTACTCATGTTTTTCTTTCTATATTGTGTGCATTTAAtatgaaaattacatggtttttCCTTGTCTGAGATGTAAAGCTGGTGCGCGCGCGCGTGTGCACATGCTTGTGCATGTGGGAGGGGGGTATCCATGCGTTTGTATCACAATGTAGCCGTGCTGCTGTTGAATATCGCAGTGTACAGTTAATACATTTGTATCACAATGTAGCCATGATATTCAAACTATTATCATGTTTATACTTTCCACAACATGAAATGACATCAAAGGAATACAGTATGAAGTGCTGTACTCATTGCGGTTAGGAACCAACTTTAATAATCAATAATAAGAGCCATAAGATACCAGTTATCATATGGAAACAACAATAAAGAAACAGTTGTACTTTTGCTAACCTGAACGGAAATGTTAGGAGACACCTCTCTTGACCAAATGCTTTCTAAATCATAATACTCTCTAGCTCTTTCTTCAAGTGCATGGATGATTATACTTCctgacataaaaaaaaaattaagttacaCAAATAAGACGGAGAACTCCAGCATTGATCAATCATTCAGAACAACTTTGGATAACGTGGAACTGAAATGAAAGAAGTAAAACTTCCTGACATAACAAAAAGTTAAGCTGCACAAATAAGACATAGAACACCAGAATTGATCACTTATTCAGAACAACTTTGGATAGCGTATAACTGAAATGAAAGAAGTACACACCAAGAAACTAAAGTTTGGAATGCAAGCTACTCCGTTTTTAGGATAGTGTGTTATTAGTATCAAACTTAGCTTCTAAATTGCCATGAAATTCCATATATTAATAATAGTATAACCTGTCTGATCTATTGCTTTGTTGCTGTGTTATCCAGATTATAAACACTCACAATGTGACATAAATAGTCAAAGTTATATTATAGCCAAAGCTCACGTCATACCTGGAATTCATATGTTTAGTACATTTTTTAGGTCAAACAGCACCccaaaatgtaattatattGCCAAAAGCTGATTCCAAATTCCACAAACAATTTAATAATAACAATGTAGTCACAAAATGCTCATTGCAATTGCACTGTTGAATTCTTACTTGAGACAAGACTAGTACTCACATAGAGTTGAACCTTAAAGTCAAATCTTTGCTAACGAAATTCAAGCTCCGTTGATTTTTGGAAACAGGTATGAACTAAAGGAAAAATAACAAAGCTAATAAAGTACTCAAAATTGAAGTTGAACACAATTACAAAATCTGTGATGAGAGAAATGGTTCATGGAGTGTTTTATGATGATTGTACTATGGTTAATCACTTGTATGTCATCTGGTCCAGTTCTATCAAAACAGTAAGAAATGCAGTTGTTATAGTAGCAAGATACAATGAATTGGGAGAAAAATCATGCTTCATGTCATCAATCAGATGATTCAGATGTCAATACAAAGAAACTATTTTCAATGTCATGCAGTTTTaacaaaagttaaaaaattGCTACAATTTAAATTTACAAAGTGGAAAGGATGAATTTGAGTTGTAGCTGTTACCAGAATCAATGACAACCCACTTTCCAGCTTGCTGGCCTTCTACACTCGGCATCAGTATTCTATCAGAGCCCTTCTGCTTCTGCTTTATCTGTAACAAGAAAGGAACAATTCAATACCATAGACGTATTTTCCATGGGCATGACCAGTGGAATTTCTCAAAGTAGTGCATAGCCACTGAAGGGGAGACTTCAAAAAAACTATGTACACTACATGTCAATATAATGGAATATTCGAAGATATTACCAGGAATAAATAATAACCATTACAAGTAGTAAAAACCGAGAGATTAGGAAGTGGAGAAGAGCGTTTTTATATCAAGAAATTTGTGTTTGCCCCTCCAAATACGTGCAATGTTGTTTCTGTCAtcaaaaataatttctttcattttcaccACTGCCAATTCTGGTTACATGTCTATCTTGCCATTGGTAGCAGTACAAGGTGTAGTCGAACACTCAAACTAACTGCTACAACAAAAACATGCTACAATGACACTTGTTGGCCTCACCCTATTTTTTCTCAGCATACAGAGTCGGCACAAGGCTCAGGTTTCTGTACGCAAAGACATGTCATGGGAGATGTATAAGTATTGTGCCGAACATGGGATTGGAGGCTTTCTAGGGTTGGTGCCAGGATGGACCATGTCCAAGGCATGTCCCCGGATATCTGAGCTAATAATGGGTTATAGCTTTCCCTTCTTAATTTAAAAGCTGAAAATAATCAGTTATGCCTCTTAGACAAGTACCCAGAAGAAATCACTACACAAATACACCAGTATAGTATTGGTGCATCAGAGAATGGTATAGTTCTCAAGTCTAGAAATTGATTACTAGTAGTAATAGTATATTTCTGAATGATTTCCAGCAGACGAGGCCAACAAACATGAGATTTCTTAAATCCACAAAGAGAAATCCTATGACCCAAATTGTCCTGGCGATTCCAGGGGCTGACTCAGTTCTGCGGCGAGAACTTACCCATGAATGCAATCAATTCGAACTATACCCATCCCAACCCAATTGCTGACATAAATCCTTCATCAAATCCCAGATGTTACTGATTCGGAAAATAGCGAACTTACGGCAGCAAAAATTAATCAAGAACCTAGCAGGTCTCAAATCTTGCAATTCAAGGCAGAATAAGCCACCAAGAATCACGCTGGTGTGATGTCCCAGGCAAAACCAGGAACCTTCCTTTCGCTCTCTTCTACGAGGGGATGCAGAGGAGGGGGGATTCGGGGGCACGTGCCTTGTAGAGGAGCGCCTGAGCGATGTTGCGGACGTGCCAGTCGGAGCGACCGGTGGCGACGACCATGTAGTCGGCGCATGCACCGCCGTGCAGACCGCCCTCGCCGACGGGGAAGACGCGCACGTCGCCGGCCCGGACGTCGCGCAGCACCTTCTCCACCTCCGGGAGCTCCAACAGCGCCTCCGGCGAGGCGACAGCGGAGGGGGATGAAAGGAGGCGCGAGAGGAGGTGCGGCGGCGGGCGCCACCGGCCCAGG comes from the Phragmites australis chromosome 22, lpPhrAust1.1, whole genome shotgun sequence genome and includes:
- the LOC133904298 gene encoding protein Iojap-related, mitochondrial isoform X2, with the protein product MLSAVRSRTLGRWRPPPHLLSRLLSSPSAVASPEALLELPEVEKVLRDVRAGDVRVFPVGEGGLHGGACADYMVVATGRSDWHVRNIAQALLYKIKQKQKGSDRILMPSVEGQQAGKWVVIDSGSIIIHALEERAREYYDLESIWSREVSPNISVQELETSLAKTRRRNRSQKPMKSI
- the LOC133904298 gene encoding protein Iojap-related, mitochondrial isoform X1, encoding MLSAVRSRTLGRWRPPPHLLSRLLSSPSAVASPEALLELPEVEKVLRDVRAGDVRVFPVGEGGLHGGACADYMVVATGRSDWHVRNIAQALLYKIKQKQKGSDRILMPSVEGQQAGKWVVIDSGSIIIHALEERAREYYDLESIWSREVSPNISVQQHGYIVIQTHGYPPPTCTSMCTRARAPALHLRQGKTM